AAAGCGTGGTCTGCAGCTCCAGTGTAATTTCGGTAGCCAGTGTAACAAGCGTGATCAATCACACCCGTGCGAGTAACACAATTGACGGTCATGGCTGCATCTTCACACACTGGAATATTATCCAGATTTCCGGCAGCACCATTAACTGAAAAATCCCAGACATTTGTTCCCGGCTGAAAGAAAAACGTGGCGTAGTCTCCTGATGGAATAACTCGAACCGTCTGGTAACTAAGTGCATTTATTGTTGCGTCAGCCAACTTTCCTTCTTGTCCTGATGCAGGTTGAGCATCTGTTAGTAGAGTAGCAATGTTCTGTTCTTCTGTTGGTAATGTTAAATCAAATAATTTTGCTATAAGTGCCCACCCGCCACCATCATTATCCATGTCACAATAAACCTGAAATGGAGTTATCGATCCGTTAGCACCATCAGGGTCAATTGTGTAAATGCCAGTTTGTGCGTTAGGTAAAGCATTCTTGATAGCAAGACATGATGTTTGGCAGGACGTAACGGTGAGGTCTCCTTTTACCTGAGTAGCAGATCTCCAATTATTATCACCTGCTTGATTGGCCGCAATAGTACAGGTACCAGCACTGATGCCTGATACAACATCTCCATCCAGGGTACAAACAGGAGAAGTTGTGGTACTCAAGCTAACCGGCAATCCCGAAGTTGCCGTAGCACTGACTGTTGTAGTTCCACCCACTGTTAAAGTATCTGGGGTAAAATTAATGGCATTAATGATCTGGGTACCTTTAACAATGGTTGCTATTTTAGTTACCGGTGACGCTGGTTTGTACTTGGTATTACCACCTTGAGTGGCCACCACAGTACAAACACCAACGGTAGTATTCGTTAAAGTGGTACCATTCACTGTACAATTATTCAGCGTGACCGAGTTGAAGGTCACAGGCAATCCAGAACTAGCCGTGGTGCTAACTATATTTGGCCGACCAATCGCTAACGCTGAAGGGGTGAAATTAATAGTGCTGATAGCTTGAGAAAGCTTGCTGACCACAATGGTCTTTTGCTTTGATGTGGCACTATGAGTAGCATCACCCGCCTGATTGGCAACGATAATACAAGTTCCGCCGGTTATTCCTGTTACGGTATCA
The window above is part of the Gammaproteobacteria bacterium genome. Proteins encoded here:
- a CDS encoding hypothetical protein (Evidence 5 : Unknown function), which translates into the protein MNKSHWIPSEEKSIIYLVLRIHPACSLCLFKRPYHETNKVVPCSLFLYFSLITVAIGAVPGSNPSTILATKRNQTITLSTTNPTTLVVGAAATVGAGATSDLPVRFVSSTSSICTTVGGNGSVVVAAAPGNCIVVASQSGNANYNAATPQNIRITVKKVSQTIGAITFELTNLAVNGTTIVVANAISGLPVTFSSQTPSICTVGGPDNDTVTGITGGTCIIVANQAGDATHSATSKQKTIVVSKLSQAISTINFTPSALAIGRPNIVSTTASSGLPVTFNSVTLNNCTVNGTTLTNTTVGVCTVVATQGGNTKYKPASPVTKIATIVKGTQIINAINFTPDTLTVGGTTTVSATATSGLPVSLSTTTSPVCTLDGDVVSGISAGTCTIAANQAGDNNWRSATQVKGDLTVTSCQTSCLAIKNALPNAQTGIYTIDPDGANGSITPFQVYCDMDNDGGGWALIAKLFDLTLPTEEQNIATLLTDAQPASGQEGKLADATINALSYQTVRVIPSGDYATFFFQPGTNVWDFSVNGAAGNLDNIPVCEDAAMTVNCVTRTGVIDHACYTGYRNYTGAADHAFTLNHCDNLGFAGRVPYSADWGVSATVWVR